One window of Candidatus Nitrospira kreftii genomic DNA carries:
- a CDS encoding hypothetical protein (conserved protein of unknown function) yields the protein MRRINYLLCALGMGFLLVQGNDSLVYGKTVEAGDSSSSWSGTGEFMELGNGDQVVNGLVKGVLISRHKDGGKMIVHSSKLACPVRVKLNRGKDSQAIDGLCTMIAHEGKDIAYGTWKCTGTLKECVGDFTFTGGSGGFTGVSGTTPFQTSIVFELQEGKSGQAIGYAVWPNLTYTLP from the coding sequence GTGAGAAGAATCAATTATTTGTTATGTGCGCTTGGGATGGGTTTTTTACTGGTGCAAGGCAATGACTCTTTGGTTTATGGGAAAACCGTTGAGGCAGGAGACTCCAGTTCAAGTTGGAGCGGAACTGGTGAATTCATGGAACTTGGGAACGGAGATCAGGTCGTCAACGGTTTGGTCAAAGGCGTGCTGATCTCTCGGCATAAAGACGGAGGAAAAATGATCGTTCACTCGTCCAAATTGGCCTGCCCAGTGCGCGTGAAGCTCAACAGAGGCAAAGATTCTCAAGCCATAGATGGGCTTTGTACGATGATAGCGCATGAAGGTAAAGACATCGCGTATGGAACTTGGAAGTGCACTGGAACGTTGAAAGAATGTGTGGGCGATTTTACATTTACAGGCGGATCCGGTGGATTCACCGGAGTTTCAGGGACCACCCCCTTCCAGACCAGTATCGTCTTTGAGTTGCAGGAAGGGAAAAGTGGGCAAGCTATCGGATATGCGGTGTGGCCGAACTTGACGTACACGCTGCCCTAG
- a CDS encoding putative oxidoreductase MhqP, whose translation MGFFKTDNSCVGLILRVGLGVVMFAHGAQKLLGWFGGNGFEGTMGFFTQKMGLPWLVALLVIIGESFGSLGLIAGFLTRFTAASFIVIMIGAIATVHWPQGFFMNWFGQQQGEGFEYHLLVIAMSAALVLIGGGKWAVDGGIAACLEKRNNVPDGR comes from the coding sequence GTGGGATTCTTTAAGACAGATAATTCATGTGTGGGGTTGATCCTACGAGTTGGGCTCGGAGTGGTGATGTTCGCGCACGGTGCGCAGAAGCTTTTAGGCTGGTTTGGTGGAAACGGATTTGAAGGTACGATGGGATTCTTCACCCAGAAGATGGGGCTGCCATGGCTTGTGGCCCTTCTCGTCATCATCGGAGAGTCCTTCGGCAGCCTTGGATTGATCGCGGGATTTCTGACTCGGTTCACGGCGGCAAGTTTTATCGTGATCATGATCGGCGCGATCGCCACGGTGCATTGGCCACAGGGGTTTTTTATGAATTGGTTTGGGCAGCAGCAGGGAGAGGGTTTTGAATATCATCTTCTGGTCATCGCCATGAGCGCTGCTCTTGTCCTCATCGGCGGAGGGAAATGGGCTGTGGACGGCGGTATTGCAGCCTGTCTTGAGAAACGTAATAACGTCCCAGACGGTCGGTGA
- a CDS encoding hypothetical protein (conserved protein of unknown function), translating into MDDLILWSMWYVMLGALPLVMTRMLIKNAMERVVTRRRVPSFMKPR; encoded by the coding sequence ATGGATGATCTGATTCTGTGGAGCATGTGGTACGTGATGCTTGGAGCCTTACCGCTGGTCATGACAAGGATGTTGATCAAGAATGCGATGGAGAGGGTGGTGACACGTCGGCGGGTGCCCTCGTTCATGAAACCTAGATAG